A stretch of DNA from Telopea speciosissima isolate NSW1024214 ecotype Mountain lineage chromosome 5, Tspe_v1, whole genome shotgun sequence:
AGGGGTCCACCTTTGACGCACGAGACCCACACCCTATAAACGATGAGATCCATGTAGGGTGGCATCTCATGTGGATAGAGAATAGAGACTTGCCTAAGGGAGACATTTGCATGGATAACCACATGAGATGTCATCTCACATTGATCTCGCATGGGGGATGGCTACATGTGAAGTTTATCCCAACTCCACCAATAAATGGGTTCCAATAAATTCTCACTGTGACCACCAATCAGAAGGTGGGAAAAGGTATCTCCAAGGTtagtattttttattaaaattgacaGTAGGATGAGGGTTGAGCAGGGTATCCAGACTCACAATCACCACAGCAAACAGAGACATACAGGGGTCCTTGTCCTACTTAGTGTCTTCGTCTCACCCACCATACTCCCCCACCCATTCCAATTCAAACATTGCCTCTAGAGATAACTTTACAAATTTTGATACTTCAAAGcctcaatttttaaaataaaaatctaatatCAAGCCAGTGAAGGGAGGTTTCCCATTAAATCATAGAAACAGGGAAACACAATTACAATCTTTCCCTTATACTTCCTAGCTACCATAGAAATTAAGGCTAGCTTATAGCAATAGTTCTTAAATGAGGACGATTCCAAATCTATGGTTTGGGAATGTAGCGTATATTTCAAAGTTATGGACCCTGAGTTGAGAAAGACATTACTACCCAAAGCCAGAGCTTCCTGGAAGGTAACCGAAACTGATTACTGACCCAACTAGGGAAACGAGCAACACGAATTCATGCATGGCTACCTGCTAAAGAAAGACTAAAGAGGCACGTAAGGGTAAAGAAAACAAAGCCTAACACTCAACCTGGGGAAGGCTTTTACTGAGGCCGGTTTTCTGTAACGTACTTTGTAACCGAAAGACATTTCAATAAAGACAACCCTGCATGCTGCATGCGCAGGCTGTGCGGGGCTGTGCCCCATTGCTCTCCTCCTGCCCTCGGCGCTTTGGCCTTGCCGCCTTGCGATGTGCGAGACagagtctctctctcccgaacCTAAACCTTCCTTACATGTATTCCACGCGAAGCTCTTTCCGACATTTCCGGGCTGCATTGTATGGACGGGTGGAAGTTCGCCCAACGGTTCAAACTTCAAAAGCCAAGCCCTGCCATGCCAAACACACCTCCCCCTTGATGGATAAGCATTACTGCATTAGTAACCGTCCTCTCCTTTTATGGGTAGGCATTACTGCATTAGTAACCGTCGATTTAATAAAAAACGTATTCAGTGCACGAGGTTTCTGTCATTACGGGTTTTAAGGAAGATGTCATGTAACCGTCGATACATATCAATAACATATGAATTGATCTTATCGGTAAAAAGGAGGTTTCTACCACTGCGGGTTTTAGGGAGGGTATCATGTAACCGTGGATGTATATCGATAACATACGAATTGATCTTATTGGTAAAAAATATGATCTattcatatcgtatcgtatcgtatcttATCGTATAAGCTCTCCCTAAtataaattttagaaaattcttaAAATTTAATATTAGGACCCacttttctgatttttattatcatatatatatgCTGTAATAAATACCCAAAAATTGAATAAGTTAgtcaaaataggaaaattaGGATGTGAAAATTGGAAGGGGATGTGGAAACACGTCGACGCTTTTCACCATATCCAGAGATCAAAATTAGCAACTTTGAATTTAATTCCTTTCCTATTAGTCAGAGAAAGTGTGTTAAATACAGggggaagaaacaagaagaagaatgagccCATGATAATAGCGTGAGTCGTGATAAGGGAAAGTACAGAGCAACCTAAAGAATAGTTTGGTCACAAAGATAAGCATGCAGCGATGGGTCACACATCATCGCTACATCACGGCGAGATAATCATAGCTGTCCGATTCAAATACCTACCCTAAATATGGTCAACAACATGTGAACCAATAAGAtgatatggtaaaaaatgcttcACAAGATTATACGGACCATCTAACGGTCTTGATTAAATGGAGTTGGTGCCACGTATGAGAAGGATACGTTGAAGCTCCTTTGATGCTTGGGGCTGTGGTATACATTAGAAAGTCCTAAATGCAGAAATAACGAGGGGATtggagggtattttagtcttttaacTTTGACCACCACCCCCGGTTCACCTCCCAAAACGACGCAATCTTGTTATTTTCGGCGATTTCTCTTCAAGTTTCCAGTTTATTGCGATATCTTATCATTTGAAATTTATCGAGAAAATGGTTTTTATTTCACTTGAAAACCCGAATATATCTCGATATTTAGGAGATATTCTTAAAGAATATTCGCACCTACTGGCCTGTAAAGAATTTCTCACGCTCCTTTTCTTATTCCAAATTATCGCGATATTTGGCTCTCGTTTTATTTCCCTCCCTCCATAGTGGGAATTGAGACCTATAAATAATGAACCAACCCTGCGTTCATTTTTGCGATTCAAACAACTAAGCACTCAATCATCGGAGCTCCAAGCAGAACctcacctctctttctctctctcttctcctcctcatctttctttcttctgttcaaCAATGGCGTTTCGCAAAACCCTAGCTCAGCGTCTATTTCACATAACCAAAATCTCATCCCTAAACAGTACCCTGACACATTCCCCCATCGCTTCTCATCTGATTCAAGAACCTTTAGTCCCTCCTGATCAGGCCAAAACAAACTTCCGCAAAGAATTTCGCAGCGATTCAGATTCCGGCAGCGATTGGTTTTTCCGGAGATATCTTCAGAAGAGAGCGATTGTTCAGTCGGCGGTGGCGTCGCCGGAGCTCCGGTCCCTGTCGCTTGGGGACAAATTGAAGGAGAAGCTCAAAGGCATCAACATAAGCGGCGATCGCCTGCGATTGGAAGGATTGAATCTGCCGGTGAAAAGGTCGGATTCTCTAGACAAAATTTCATTCGAGGAAGTGCAGAAGGCGCGGAAGATGTTGATGCAGTCTCAGTTAGAAATGTTGAAAACGAAGTTGAAAAGTATTCCGGAAGGCTGCATCACCTATTCTGAGTTTATTCAGATCTGCTCCGACGGTTGCTCGAGTACTGATCAGGGATCAGAGTTTGCGAAGGTGTTGGAACAATCTGGAGCCGTCATCCTCCATGGAAACGTGGTGTTCCTTAAACCGGAGCAGGTAAACATTTCTCTATTTTaactgcaaattttttttttttaattttcttttccattatcGGTATCTCTTGATGGCACGGGGCTAACGAGTTCTGTTCACGAAACTTTAAAAGTGATCGAAAGTCTAAAACCAGAAAGAAACGTCAGAAGCAACCAACCAcgcaatgaaatgaaatgaatttcATTTTATCGAGATTTGTAATCGTTTTTGTTGccattgatttttattttttttcttgaaaattgaaattacaGCGATCTGAtattattttatgattttttttgtcatgTTTCTTTTTGAACAGGAAACCAACCCTACGCCATCTCGGCCAGATCCAAACAATCGTGTATTGAGATGGTAACCTTAGGAGaattaaaaaaccaaaactacCCTCGACATTTCTCCTTAATTTCCACTGTGACAGGTTTGTCACTTTTTGTCCAACGGACATGGAGACGAAGAACTGAAGGATGTGGATGCTAACTGCTTTTTCTCTCTTGGCCCACCTTCTTCCCCCTTTTATTCAATActtataattaaacaaaaaaaaagggaaaggaaaaaagaaaaacaatagatacaggatagagagagagagaggagaggaagggaATCGTGGGGAACATGGGAGTAATGGGTCTGTGGATTTGTTGAAGCtgatgaaaagaaagggaaaggggaaGTAAATTTTAGTTTATGGGCTAAAAAGAGAATTTCATCAAAAGTTCAAAaactgttttcttttttttttattattttgtttggtGTTATCTTTAGCAtcaattagagagagagagagagatgccttTGGCTAACCCAAGACCAAGAGGTAGTTAAATGGGCAAGAAAAGGGGATTCAAGTTCCCTAAGCCCTAGTGGTTGATGTTTGTGTAGAAGTAATGGCTGCTGGAGGGAGTTGAGTTACCCAAATGTTGGCCGGTTTTGTTGTGGTTTTACAGGTAACAAAAGCGATAGATGCTACGATGCAAGGTCTAATTCCTCTGGGAATAGCCCACCCAAATGACCCCAGGATTAAAGAGcttgaagaaatggagaaggagaagatagCGATAGATGAAAAGGCGGATGCGCTGGTTAAAACGGAGATAGGTGCTGGGCTTGGCTTCCTCCTTGTCCAGACAGCAGCATTCATGAGGGTCACCTTCTGGGAGCTATCTTGGGATGTGATGGAGCCAATATGCTTCTATCTCACCACCTTCTACTTCTTGGCGGGCTACACCTTCTTTATGATTACTTCAAGGGAACCTTCTTTCGAAGGGTTCTACCGTAGCCGTTTTATTGCCAAGCAGAAGCGGCTGATGAAGAACAAGAAATTCGACATTAAAAGGTTTTACGAGCTCCGCAAAGCCTGTAATCCTTTTTCGCCTGAACAACatccatcaccaccaccaccacctaatcacTCTGATAGGACAATGCTCGGTGCTACTCTTTATCATTAATATTTCAGTTTGATAAAAGAACCGCAGATATCCAATAGATACTCACCTTCTCCCACCCCCACCCTCCACCCCCAAAAAAGACGaagggaaaaaagggaaaaaaaacaaacagtTTTGTTTATTGTTACCATCTCAATATGTGATTTGAGTGTATAAAGGTTGTAggggtagtagtagtagtaatagtATCTCAATACAAATCAAAATAGAGTTCATACTTAAACCATCTGATTCTCTATGAAAATTAATCTTGAAAATCATGTAGAAAGAATATCAGACAAATGGGTAATCAAGATTCAAGATGCCAAACAGGGTATTTACATGCTGGGGTGAGGTGAAAATGACCGTTGAATATTTAGATGCCTTTTACCAATTAAAAAGGGTTAGAATCTGATCAAGATTTTGTTGGTTAAAGGTTGCCCGTCTATGGAGATCTGTTGGTCTTCTAAACTTTGCACATACAGACCTGAGTTCTAACgaataattgaaaataaaaagcaCTTCTATGGGACTTGAGGTGAAATTGATTAGAAAACTTTCTTTGGatgagtttttcttcacccacatGGTGAAGAGATAGAATCTCTTAACTCTTGTTATTTATTGCCCAAGTACATTTTGAACTTCGTGCAATAAGGGCACCCAATGGCTAGATTCTCTTTACACCAACggtttaaaaaaagaaaaaaaaaaaaactcttgcctaataaaaataagtaaaaattACCCTGATCTCccttaaaaagaaattaattttaaaatggAGAGAACCTATTGATTAGTGGTCCATTTAAAGGTTTTTTGCCTCCTTTTAGAAAGGACTTTCTTATTTAAATTGACCGACTTTTCCTTAATTGAGATCTTGAACAATAAGAACGAAAGTTAATTGTGACATTCACTATTTTAGGAGTCTAATCATATCATCAAATTACTATGGTTAAAGAATCATAAGTGATAAGTATTGAGTTTTACCAACTTGTTTGAATCTGAGTGCATTTGATCTCCATCACACATTACCAGCTACTTGCAGTACATGTTTTAGGCCTTGTTTCAACGCATATATGGCTCCACATGGAAAGCAGCTCTGCTACTTTTTTCTGTTGTCCACTGTTCTAACGTACCATCCTCCTGCTGCTCCTTTTATATGTTCTTGAAAGATTTATCTCTGTTTAGAACAGAACTCTGTTTTggtacctatcaaaaaaaaaaaaaaactctgtttTGGTGTATCGAAGCCAAAGTGAATTATGATACACATGCATCTTGATGAAATGTTGCATTAGAGAAGGGTTAATCTTTTCATCGCTAAAGATAAATCCATTTCAGGCTGTTGTGGCACCTATGTCCAGACATaggaagggcaaaatgaccacctcacccctTCCCCCCCTCATCTCCTGTGAAATGAAAAGCCCcacccttgttggatgcccTCGTGTaggctctcattggccccgtgCTGGTGCAAAGACTATGTGTAGCAGTGCAGTGATCCCCCTcccaaattttaatttatatttcattcaaaatatcaTTAAAAGTTTCTTAATAGCATGatattttttaggaaaaaatttTCTAATCCGTTGGGGCAAGAAATGCCAGCACTTCTatgtctctctcttctttacATGAAATGACTTAGCTATCTTCCTATATAAGATACCATTTTGTCACACTTCATTGATGTGCTATCTTATGCCACTTgcttatattaaatattttattaaattagttAAATAATTGTTTTTGATAATGATAGCAAaactttactctttttttttattcggaTTTTATTTTACTTAATATCTAATCAAACGACATCTAGTTTTACAAAAATACAAATTACATATCCTTCTATGTCCATAAGCATAAGCAGTgattaaaatattttcttcaGTCACAATAAAGAGAATCAATAGTCATTCAACCGCAATGAAAacgatgggtgaagagaaaagaggtaaaaatcatgcaaaatattatttctttttttccttttaaaattaTTGGTGGAAGTGGACTATACACGCGTAGATCTATGGTGCAGAAGGATGTGAATACCGGTGGGATTCCattaagagagagggagagagatgggcTCTAAAGCTGGTTCTGTTGCAACTGCACCATTTGAAGAGGGAAACTCTTTTAGACCTCTTCTTCCACCTTTTTGTTAAGTATAGACTCTCCTCGTCAAACCTCAAACTCGTTTTCATCCTCCCACTTTTCATGGGATCGGGTTCCTTCCACCGCACCCCAACGATGGACATGCGATGCATAATGCATCATTCCCAACTCGGGTGTGTCGTTTCGATTGGTACTCCATCCATGTGTCGACATTTGCCCGCTGTGTGGGATGATGTCCAACTCGGAGGagtgcgctggagaggagccaaatcccTTTTCGTGAGACATTTAATATGTAATCACGTTGGTGAATGAATTAAGCTGTTTGGGACAGTTTTAGGGGACAGTTTTATTTCACCGAAGCAGTTTTCCCACGGAtgaaattttgttgctacactAGTAGCAGGAATATTGTTAAagaatattttagaaaatacttaaacctaagagggtatttatgaacccaaggggaaagtgaattattccatttccttggctgccagccttgtagcaggaacattcctgcttcAAGTGTAGCAGTAAAATTTTTTCCTTTACCCACATCTATTGGTGAATGGAGAATCTTTTACCTATGGATTTATGTGTCCTGCGATTGGTATCAGGAACGGTGGGGGGACGAGGGCATTATCAACTTTAGTAAGGAGACAGTGTAATAATGATCCTAGATGAACCCTTAGTTCgtgggtggaagaaaactttatCCTTAATTCATGGCATTGGTTCCAAGTTTTGGTAATAGTCGTCGGTTTAAATTGgctgaaaattcaaaaaaatccaCCTTTTTAGTTGATACTAACTATACGTATCAGTATCGGTCACATACTCACATtcaataccgatacctaaaacctGGTTTGGGACGAGTATTACGATGATCAATCAGTTGtctgaaaattaatttttatttctacaccccctctttaattttgattattATACCTCAAACcgtattttttttgctaaaggtcagcaatgtatatatataagaaatggGAAAATATGTACAAGGAAAGACTCATGATTTCCAAAAAAACTATCCTGAGTTCTAACGTGAAACCTTCGGCATAGCCCTTAGTTTACTGTTAGCCAAAGATGCAATCTAAGTAAATCTATAGAAAGGCCGTTCTAGCGCTTCCCAATAGACAGTCTGCATAATAAAATGGGGTGGACTAGTCCAACAAGTGGTGCATTTGCTTTTCACTGCGTGGGTTGCAAGCGCATCAGCTGCAGAATTTGCTTCTCTGTAGCAATGAGTGATTCGCCACCTGATAGTGTCCAGAAAAGATGAGGCCTTCCACCACTTATTCATTAGATACCAAGGAAGCTTAATAGAGAGAATTGTAGAGACGACCGCCTCCGAGTCGCATTCAATCCAAATATTTTCAGCTCCCATTTCTCTAGCATGGTCAACTCCAGTAAAAAAGGCCCCCAGCTCAGCCATGTAGTTTGAGCCCACTCCTTGGTACTGAGAGAAGCATCTTAAAACAACTCCTAAGTGATCCCGAATTATTCCCCCTGCTCCAATTGATCCTGGGTTGCCCAAGGAAGAGCCATCGATGTTCAATTTCCACTAACCTTGTAGTGGTTGCTTCCATCGCACTTCTACTATTCTTTTAACAGCTGGTTTTGAGATTGTGACTTTTAGCATACGAACCAAGGCAAGGTCTTGCACCGTTTTTACTTGTGCCCCTTTCGCCCATGTGCAATCCCCAACTTCCTTAAAGCATAGCTTTGCCACTTCGGCTGGAGTTCTCCTACAGTTTTTATGGCGACGTCTGTTGCGCTCCCACCATAAATTTTTGTAGCTTATAATCAGTAATGCGCCCCATGCCTTAGGGAGGGCTACTGCCTTGGTCTTCCTGCGCCACCAAGAAAATAGTAGCTCAATGGTTGGGAAGCCACTCCAGCTCTGATTGAAAACAAATAGCACCTCCATCCAAACTTGTCGCGAAAACGCGCATTCAAGAAACAAATGTTGGATCGTTTCACAATCCATGTAACAAAGGTCACATCTTGATGCTAGAGGAACTGCTTTGCGACATACCTCAAACCGTATTAAGTATTAGAGTCGCAATGTTTATCCgaaaaaatatcacctcaatttgcctgcccatCAAAAAACCCTTTAGTTACCTTGTTTGGTCCTAGAGTCTAGGCAACAATTTTCGTGACAAGATCTAAGGTAAATTTGAGGTATTCCATGGTTGTATAGTAGCAAGGATTGTCAAGGCAAGTTTTTTATTTGCCTTTTGATGTAAACTTTTAATCATGTTTGCATAAAAACGAAATGGgtaaaagatctctacttggtggtgttaactatgccctctcacagggcacagTGAGATGACGCCGCTGACGCCTAGGTATATACCCAGGCATGCTCatccattggcccagacgctggtgtagagaccatgcgaccaggtagagatctcttgcccgaaaaaaatatagaaaaatggTATCTATAGCCCATAAGTGGACTAAGAAGATAGTTTCTAGTGTTGGTGAGGATGTTCAAACTTTTTTACTCTACTAATGGGAAAAAAAGGTTATCAATCTGCGTGGAGCTTACTCCGAGAAACGGGaagggcgaaatgaccatcccgtctcccatgaaatgaaaaaatcccacccctattaTATTGAATGCCCTTGTGCGCAATCTCATTAGCCCCGTGTTGGTACAGGTGCACACAACTTGGTAACGATCTCTCTATAAGAAAATGACAAGGGTGAAGATCACTCTTTTACCCTTCTAGTTGAAGTGGGGTTTATTTCCAAGAGAGAGCGACAGTTATATAATTAGAGATGCTTACATTAGCCAAGTACATAGGTTCAGCCCATATACGATAACCTTTCACGTTTAATTTCCTCTAGTACTCTCCAAATTTTTATTTGCGCATTCGAGACCTAGGATAGTCTCAGTTTCTAGCTGAGAAACAATCTCTCCGTGAAATGGGGGTAAGactacatacattatgaccctccccagtgGCCCTTGAAAGTGGATTAGACAGATTATAAAAATCCAATGCACAAGTGAGATTCACCGTCTGATGCACTTTAAAAGTACACCATACttgagacgataaaaattcTCAGGGTGATACCCCTATTCTCATTACGTAACTACAAACTAAGATAAATATTCGAAGCACACAA
This window harbors:
- the LOC122661856 gene encoding calcium uniporter protein 1, mitochondrial-like, which codes for MAFRKTLAQRLFHITKISSLNSTLTHSPIASHLIQEPLVPPDQAKTNFRKEFRSDSDSGSDWFFRRYLQKRAIVQSAVASPELRSLSLGDKLKEKLKGINISGDRLRLEGLNLPVKRSDSLDKISFEEVQKARKMLMQSQLEMLKTKLKSIPEGCITYSEFIQICSDGCSSTDQGSEFAKVLEQSGAVILHGNVVFLKPEQVTKAIDATMQGLIPLGIAHPNDPRIKELEEMEKEKIAIDEKADALVKTEIGAGLGFLLVQTAAFMRVTFWELSWDVMEPICFYLTTFYFLAGYTFFMITSREPSFEGFYRSRFIAKQKRLMKNKKFDIKRFYELRKACNPFSPEQHPSPPPPPNHSDRTMLGATLYH